A section of the Deltaproteobacteria bacterium genome encodes:
- a CDS encoding GNAT family N-acetyltransferase: MPASSRTGSLDVRIREARAEDASALLALWAASGLRPSVTDTPEHLRRLVERVPDLLLVAESDGGVVGSVLGGWDHWRGHIYRLAVHPAARRGGVGRRLAAEIERRLRARGARRIYALASSQAGLAFWASVGYERSGDTAYVRTLPA; the protein is encoded by the coding sequence CTGCCCGCTTCGTCCAGGACTGGCTCTTTGGACGTCCGCATCCGTGAAGCGCGGGCCGAGGACGCGTCGGCGCTCCTGGCCCTGTGGGCGGCGAGCGGTCTCCGACCGTCGGTGACCGACACGCCCGAGCACCTGCGGCGCCTCGTCGAGCGCGTGCCCGATCTGCTCCTCGTCGCCGAGTCCGACGGCGGTGTCGTCGGCTCGGTGCTCGGCGGGTGGGACCACTGGCGCGGGCACATCTATCGGCTGGCGGTGCACCCGGCCGCGCGCCGCGGTGGAGTCGGCCGCCGGCTCGCGGCCGAGATCGAGCGGCGGCTGCGGGCGCGCGGCGCCCGTCGGATCTACGCGCTGGCTTCCAGCCAGGCGGGCCTCGCGTTCTGGGCGTCCGTCGGCTACGAGCGGTCCGGCGACACGGCGTACGTACGGACCCTTCCCGCCTGA
- a CDS encoding FtsX-like permease family protein, with translation MNLLWMTVVTALRALRRNVLRSALTMLGVIIGVAAVLTMVSIGRGANAAVQREIQSLGNNLVMIIPGATTANGVHSGSGSAASLTVADATAITKECPAVTDVAWAKRQVVQVVYGNQNWATAAQGVAPSYLSVRDWRVGAGRFFDQQEDAGAKPVAVLGQTVVDQLFAAGEDPIGAIIRLKNVPFEVIGVLARKGQTAWGQDQDDVVLIPFLTAERRVLGTQILGTVDMVVVTAATADALPKVERQIRTLLRERHRIPPGQDDDFTVRDLNEIAEASKNASEVMMNLLLSVASVSLLVGGIGIMNIMLVSVTERTREIGVRLAVGARTEHILLQFLVEATALSLVGGAAGLVVGIGATRLIAHLAAWPTLLSAPAAAGAFLVAGAVGIFFGFYPARRAARLDPIAALRYE, from the coding sequence ATGAACCTGCTCTGGATGACGGTCGTCACCGCGCTCCGCGCGCTCCGGCGGAACGTGCTCCGCTCGGCGCTCACCATGCTCGGCGTCATCATCGGCGTGGCCGCGGTGCTGACCATGGTGAGCATCGGGCGCGGCGCGAACGCCGCCGTGCAGCGGGAGATCCAGAGCCTCGGGAACAACCTCGTCATGATCATCCCGGGCGCCACCACGGCCAACGGCGTGCACTCGGGCTCGGGCTCGGCCGCCTCGCTCACGGTGGCGGATGCCACGGCGATCACCAAGGAATGCCCGGCCGTCACCGATGTCGCCTGGGCCAAACGCCAGGTGGTGCAGGTCGTCTACGGCAACCAGAACTGGGCCACGGCGGCGCAGGGGGTGGCGCCGTCATACCTGTCGGTGCGCGACTGGCGCGTCGGCGCAGGGCGGTTCTTCGACCAGCAGGAGGACGCGGGCGCCAAGCCGGTGGCGGTCCTCGGGCAGACGGTCGTCGATCAGCTCTTCGCCGCGGGCGAGGATCCGATCGGCGCGATCATCCGCCTGAAGAACGTGCCGTTCGAGGTGATCGGCGTCCTCGCCCGCAAGGGGCAGACGGCGTGGGGCCAGGATCAGGACGACGTGGTCCTGATCCCGTTCCTGACCGCCGAGCGGCGCGTCCTCGGCACGCAGATCCTGGGCACGGTCGACATGGTCGTCGTCACGGCCGCGACGGCCGACGCCCTCCCCAAGGTCGAACGGCAGATCCGCACGCTGCTGCGCGAGCGGCACCGCATTCCGCCGGGCCAGGACGACGACTTCACCGTCCGCGACCTCAACGAGATTGCCGAGGCCTCGAAGAACGCGAGCGAGGTGATGATGAACCTGCTCCTCAGCGTCGCGTCCGTGTCGCTCCTGGTGGGTGGCATCGGCATCATGAACATCATGCTGGTGTCGGTGACGGAGCGGACGCGCGAGATCGGCGTCCGCCTCGCGGTCGGCGCGCGGACCGAGCACATCCTGCTCCAGTTCCTGGTCGAGGCGACGGCGCTCAGCCTGGTGGGCGGCGCGGCGGGCCTCGTCGTCGGCATCGGGGCGACGCGGCTCATCGCCCACCTCGCGGCGTGGCCGACCCTGCTCTCGGCGCCGGCCGCGGCGGGTGCCTTCCTCGTGGCGGGCGCCGTCGGCATCTTCTTCGGCTTCTACCCGGCCCGCCGCGCGGCCCGACTCGATCCGATCGCCGCGCTCCGCTACGAGTGA
- a CDS encoding ABC transporter ATP-binding protein, producing the protein MRPLIQLRDVWKVYHLGDVEVRALRGVSLDIRAGEFVAIVGASGSGKSTCMNLIGCLDQPTRGTYRLGDADVSTLSVNERAAIRSHRIGFVFQNFNLLGRSTALENVALPMIYANVPFAEQRRRARELLAAVGLRGRDQHMPSQLSGGQQQRVAIARALANGPSLLLADEPTGNLDTQSSTEIMDLFLRLRRERRLTIVVVTHEPHVADYTERIVTFRDGRIVSDEPQAPSRHATEAVRA; encoded by the coding sequence ATGCGGCCGCTCATCCAGCTCCGCGACGTGTGGAAGGTCTACCACCTCGGCGACGTCGAGGTGCGCGCGCTGCGCGGCGTCTCGCTCGACATCCGGGCGGGCGAGTTCGTGGCGATCGTCGGGGCGTCGGGCTCCGGCAAGTCGACGTGCATGAACCTGATCGGCTGCCTCGACCAGCCGACGCGCGGCACCTACCGCCTGGGCGACGCCGACGTCTCCACGCTCTCCGTCAACGAGCGCGCCGCGATCCGCAGCCACCGGATCGGCTTCGTCTTCCAGAACTTCAACCTGCTCGGGCGGTCGACGGCGCTCGAGAACGTGGCGCTTCCCATGATCTACGCCAACGTGCCCTTCGCCGAGCAGCGCCGGCGCGCGCGCGAGCTGCTCGCGGCCGTCGGCCTGCGCGGCCGCGACCAGCACATGCCGAGCCAGCTCTCCGGCGGGCAGCAGCAGCGCGTCGCGATCGCGCGGGCGCTCGCGAACGGGCCCTCGCTGCTCCTCGCCGACGAGCCGACCGGCAACCTCGACACGCAGTCGAGCACCGAGATCATGGATCTCTTCCTGCGGCTGCGCCGGGAGCGGCGCCTCACGATCGTCGTGGTCACGCACGAACCCCACGTCGCCGACTACACCGAGCGCATCGTCACCTTCCGCGACGGGCGGATCGTGTCGGACGAGCCGCAGGCACCGTCCCGGCATGCCACGGAGGCCGTTCGCGCATGA
- a CDS encoding efflux RND transporter periplasmic adaptor subunit, giving the protein MSIHAEDLGPLDEPQAPPAARPRRHLPHAAIAAAAVLAGAAAYYFRPAGRMVPAGYVTVAVDRGPIEQGVNATGTLNPVTTVQVGTYVSGPIQAIDVNFNALVKKGQRIAKIDPAPFAVKVREAEASLQNTQAKVEGDRADVKLKKLLLERNRVLLGRNLIAQNDVDTAETVYAQASAQLALDQAAVAQARATLEEAQVNLRYTDILSPVDGVVVSVNVAVGQTVAASFQTPTLFLIAGDLTKMQVDTNVSESDVGRVREGQPAAFTVDAYPGQPFHGRVAQVRNAPITVQNVVTYDVVVAVDNPGLELKPGMTANVSITTAKRDQALRIPVRALRFHPDGDGAASGPAGASAAEESAVYVVAPDGALRRVAVEAGVRDGQHVEVLNGDLHEGDRIVVGLRREGTEAAPARLPGFHGLKRL; this is encoded by the coding sequence ATGAGCATACACGCAGAAGACCTGGGACCCCTCGACGAACCCCAAGCGCCGCCCGCGGCTCGCCCGCGACGGCACCTCCCGCACGCGGCCATCGCCGCCGCCGCGGTCCTCGCCGGCGCCGCCGCGTACTACTTCCGGCCGGCGGGGAGAATGGTGCCCGCCGGCTACGTGACCGTCGCCGTCGACCGCGGACCGATCGAGCAGGGCGTCAACGCCACGGGCACTCTGAACCCGGTCACCACCGTGCAGGTGGGGACCTACGTCTCGGGCCCGATTCAGGCGATCGACGTCAACTTCAACGCGCTGGTCAAGAAGGGCCAGCGCATCGCGAAGATCGACCCGGCGCCCTTCGCCGTGAAGGTCCGCGAGGCCGAGGCCAGCCTCCAGAACACGCAGGCGAAGGTCGAGGGCGACCGCGCCGACGTGAAGCTCAAGAAGCTCCTCCTCGAGCGGAACCGCGTGCTGCTCGGGCGGAACCTGATTGCGCAGAACGACGTCGACACCGCCGAGACCGTCTACGCGCAGGCGTCGGCACAGCTCGCCCTCGACCAGGCCGCCGTCGCGCAGGCGCGGGCGACCCTCGAGGAGGCCCAGGTGAACCTCCGCTACACGGACATCCTCTCGCCCGTCGACGGCGTGGTGGTCTCGGTCAACGTCGCCGTCGGGCAGACGGTGGCCGCGAGCTTCCAGACCCCGACCCTCTTCCTCATCGCCGGGGACCTCACCAAGATGCAGGTCGACACCAACGTGAGCGAGTCCGACGTGGGGCGCGTGCGCGAGGGACAGCCCGCCGCCTTCACCGTCGATGCGTACCCGGGCCAGCCCTTCCACGGCAGGGTTGCGCAGGTGCGGAACGCGCCCATCACCGTGCAGAACGTCGTGACCTACGACGTCGTCGTGGCGGTCGACAACCCGGGGCTCGAGCTGAAGCCCGGCATGACGGCCAACGTCTCGATCACGACCGCGAAGCGCGACCAGGCTCTGCGCATCCCCGTCCGCGCGCTGCGCTTCCATCCGGACGGGGACGGGGCCGCATCCGGGCCGGCGGGCGCGAGCGCGGCGGAGGAGAGCGCCGTCTACGTCGTCGCGCCGGACGGCGCACTCCGTCGCGTCGCGGTGGAAGCCGGCGTCCGCGACGGCCAGCACGTGGAGGTGCTGAACGGCGACCTCCACGAGGGGGACCGGATCGTCGTCGGCCTGCGGCGCGAGGGCACGGAGGCCGCCCCCGCGCGGCTGCCGGGGTTCCACGGGCTGAAGAGGCTCTAG
- a CDS encoding TolC family protein, whose translation MLLSSTLEPVSGRALMHWLLTVTLLTLPSLAGAEARKTLEECIEIALRQQPTLRAAAATVAAGRERVWETAAAYLPQVSANYLASRRHASSGSLIGIAAAGRAKTFPFYSTGMAFSQVLFDFGQNLELIHAAQASAEALAADADTQHDTVVFNVQQAYFALLAAYRLRDVAEETVAQNEKHVDLAQGRHDVGLAPRFDVTNAQVQLATAELNRVTARNNVSLGRETLRNALGLLGPLDFDIVDSLEQPRSDVSDAEALDLAYANRPELKSLAAQERADIERIKAIEKDYLPKLTLTSNVTWSGSRYPLQETWNFGGLVNLSIFNGGLTTAQVGEAKANLDNLRATEDATRQNVTLEVRQALLNLRQAAESIGVADKGLQQARENLTLAEGRYKTGVGNIIELTDAQVSLATAEASRVQALVGYRTALAALERSTAHRFGTE comes from the coding sequence ATGTTGCTCTCCTCTACCCTCGAGCCGGTCTCCGGGCGCGCACTCATGCACTGGCTGCTCACCGTCACCCTCCTCACGCTCCCCTCCCTCGCCGGGGCCGAGGCGCGCAAGACGCTCGAGGAGTGCATCGAGATCGCGCTGCGCCAGCAGCCGACGCTCAGGGCGGCCGCCGCGACGGTCGCCGCCGGGCGCGAGCGCGTGTGGGAGACGGCGGCCGCCTATCTCCCGCAGGTCTCGGCGAACTACCTGGCGAGCCGCCGGCACGCGAGCTCTGGCTCGCTCATCGGCATCGCCGCGGCCGGGCGAGCCAAGACCTTCCCCTTCTACTCGACCGGCATGGCCTTCTCGCAGGTGCTCTTCGACTTCGGCCAGAACCTCGAGCTCATCCACGCGGCGCAGGCGTCGGCGGAGGCGCTGGCCGCCGACGCGGACACGCAGCACGACACGGTGGTGTTCAACGTCCAGCAGGCATACTTCGCGCTGCTGGCGGCCTACCGCCTGCGCGACGTCGCCGAGGAGACCGTGGCCCAGAACGAGAAGCACGTCGACCTGGCGCAGGGCCGCCACGACGTCGGCCTCGCGCCCCGCTTCGACGTGACGAATGCGCAGGTGCAGCTCGCCACGGCGGAGCTCAACCGGGTGACGGCGCGCAACAACGTCTCCCTCGGGCGCGAGACGCTGCGCAACGCCCTCGGCCTCCTGGGTCCGCTCGACTTCGACATCGTGGACTCGCTCGAGCAGCCGCGGAGCGATGTCAGCGACGCCGAGGCGCTCGATCTCGCCTACGCCAACCGCCCGGAGCTCAAGAGCCTCGCCGCCCAGGAGCGCGCGGACATCGAGCGCATCAAGGCGATCGAGAAGGACTACCTGCCGAAGCTGACGCTCACCAGCAACGTCACCTGGTCGGGCTCCCGCTATCCGCTCCAGGAGACCTGGAACTTCGGCGGCTTGGTCAACCTCTCGATCTTCAACGGCGGGCTCACCACGGCGCAGGTGGGTGAGGCGAAGGCCAACCTCGACAACCTCCGGGCGACGGAGGATGCCACCCGCCAGAACGTGACGCTCGAGGTGCGGCAGGCGCTGCTCAACCTGCGCCAGGCCGCCGAGAGCATCGGCGTGGCGGACAAGGGATTGCAACAGGCGCGCGAGAACCTCACGCTCGCCGAGGGCCGTTACAAGACCGGGGTCGGCAACATCATCGAGCTGACGGACGCGCAGGTGTCGCTTGCCACCGCCGAGGCGAGCCGCGTGCAGGCACTGGTCGGCTACCGTACCGCGCTCGCCGCCCTCGAGCGCTCCACCGCACATCGCTTCGGGACGGAATGA
- a CDS encoding TrkA family potassium uptake protein yields the protein MVFVDVLRQTNPTARILVRVRRVGEIEELERLGADEAIPSEFETSIELFVRLLTHLGVPRHVVRVQESLIRLDHYHALRGTAPTPELLAETRKIVMGGILETAQVMKGSRAVGRTLAELDLRRRTGATVLSVVRNEQPLPTPDGPTRLEAEDLVVLYGPHEAIDRALAVLEPAGR from the coding sequence ATGGTCTTCGTCGATGTGCTCCGGCAGACGAACCCCACCGCGCGCATCCTGGTCCGGGTCCGTCGTGTCGGCGAGATCGAGGAGCTGGAACGGCTCGGTGCCGACGAGGCGATCCCGTCGGAGTTCGAGACGTCGATCGAGCTGTTCGTGCGGCTGCTGACCCACCTCGGCGTGCCGCGGCACGTGGTGCGCGTGCAGGAGTCCCTCATCCGCCTGGACCACTACCACGCGCTGCGCGGCACGGCGCCCACGCCGGAGCTGCTCGCCGAGACGCGGAAGATCGTCATGGGCGGCATCCTCGAGACGGCCCAGGTGATGAAGGGGAGTCGCGCCGTGGGCCGGACGCTGGCGGAGCTCGACCTGCGACGGCGGACCGGCGCAACGGTGCTGAGCGTCGTGCGGAACGAGCAGCCGCTGCCGACGCCGGACGGCCCGACGCGGCTCGAGGCGGAGGACCTCGTCGTGCTCTACGGGCCGCACGAGGCGATCGACCGGGCGCTGGCGGTGCTGGAGCCGGCGGGGAGGTGA
- a CDS encoding response regulator: MTGLPRHCLLVVDDEPDVCDSVHDLLRLEFEVLKARSADEGYRLMQENEVHIIMTDQRMPKVSGVELLTNVRARYPHAVRILFTGYADVEAVIAAINQGRIFRFLSKPWQPEEIEGAVREAAAEYDRLVQQAEEGERLRAEIAQLRDRLSALEEEVRRLRAR, encoded by the coding sequence ATGACTGGGCTGCCGAGACACTGCCTCCTCGTGGTGGACGACGAGCCGGACGTCTGCGACTCGGTCCACGATCTGCTGCGCCTCGAGTTCGAGGTCTTGAAGGCCCGCAGCGCGGACGAGGGGTACCGCCTCATGCAGGAGAACGAGGTCCACATCATCATGACGGACCAGCGCATGCCGAAAGTCAGCGGCGTGGAGCTCCTGACCAACGTCCGCGCGAGGTATCCACACGCCGTTCGCATCCTCTTCACGGGCTACGCGGACGTGGAGGCGGTGATCGCCGCGATCAACCAGGGGCGAATCTTCCGCTTCCTGAGCAAACCCTGGCAGCCCGAGGAGATCGAGGGCGCCGTGCGGGAGGCGGCCGCCGAGTACGACCGGCTCGTACAGCAGGCGGAGGAGGGGGAGCGGCTGCGGGCGGAGATCGCGCAGCTCCGCGACAGGCTCTCGGCGCTCGAGGAGGAGGTCAGGCGGCTGCGCGCGCGGTAG
- a CDS encoding PAS domain S-box protein: MPSRRAKTRTNARLPALAAGVVATLAGVTALTRWLVGTAALGSMLPGTASMRPSTALTFVLAGASVCLAGSGASVMSRGARRVMEACAGAAALMGFLTLLDYASGWDLGIDQLLPGGSRVRMAPATALNFVLVGLALLWEADGRRDPRPAQALALAATLVALLAVIGYAYETQAISGAPPRMALPTGLAFCVLCAGILLLRADQGFIAVVGSDSAGGVMARRVLPVAIAAPVVLGWLRLAGQHAGFYGTERGLAMFAVCNIALLVAVVAWTAGSLRRADRDRRRVEEALTASERRARQLTEASLDGIVVADDEGRIILFNPAAERTFGYTAAEVLGEPLTCLMPPEFHEPHRAGLRRFVETRVARLVGRTVEVAGRRKDGARFPLELSLGALEVGGRVQFIGTIRDVSERDRMHAAMIQSEKLASIGLLTAGVAHEINNPLAYVANNLAVLERDTRGVMAVLDAYEGARERLAAADPATAARVRKLAEEIDLPYVRGNLDRLLGRTREGVERVTRLVQAMRGMARSGPPQMETIGLADLVDMSLEMIRSRLQRRGITVECDCTGVPKLRCATSQVSQVLLNLLVNALQAIEAAGRPEGGRIRIASRAVGREILIEVADNGCGIAPQDLPHVFDPFFTTKAVGDGTGLGLSITHGIVAGHGGRLEVSSEPGKGSCFRVFLPLSSGGAS; the protein is encoded by the coding sequence GTGCCGTCACGTCGCGCCAAGACCCGAACGAACGCGCGGCTCCCCGCGCTGGCCGCGGGCGTCGTCGCCACCCTCGCCGGCGTGACAGCGCTGACCCGCTGGCTCGTCGGCACTGCCGCGCTCGGCAGCATGCTGCCCGGAACCGCCAGCATGAGGCCCAGCACGGCGTTGACGTTCGTGCTGGCGGGGGCGTCGGTGTGCCTGGCCGGGAGCGGCGCCTCCGTGATGTCCCGCGGCGCGCGGCGTGTCATGGAAGCCTGTGCGGGAGCCGCGGCTCTGATGGGCTTCCTCACGCTGCTCGACTACGCCTCTGGATGGGATCTCGGCATCGACCAGCTCCTCCCCGGTGGCTCCCGTGTACGGATGGCGCCCGCGACGGCCTTGAATTTCGTGCTGGTCGGCCTCGCCCTGCTCTGGGAAGCGGACGGTCGCCGCGATCCCCGGCCCGCCCAGGCCCTCGCGCTCGCCGCCACCCTCGTGGCGTTGCTGGCCGTGATCGGCTACGCGTATGAAACCCAGGCGATCTCCGGCGCGCCTCCACGGATGGCGCTGCCCACGGGGCTCGCGTTCTGCGTGCTCTGCGCCGGGATCCTTCTGCTGCGGGCGGACCAGGGCTTCATCGCGGTCGTCGGCAGCGACAGCGCCGGCGGCGTCATGGCGCGGCGTGTGCTGCCCGTGGCGATCGCCGCGCCCGTGGTGCTCGGGTGGCTCCGGCTCGCGGGGCAGCACGCCGGCTTTTACGGGACCGAACGCGGGCTGGCGATGTTCGCGGTCTGCAACATCGCGCTGCTCGTCGCCGTGGTCGCGTGGACGGCCGGGTCGCTGCGCCGCGCGGACCGCGACCGCCGTCGGGTGGAGGAGGCGCTGACCGCTTCCGAACGGCGCGCCCGGCAGCTGACCGAGGCGTCGCTCGACGGCATCGTGGTCGCCGACGACGAAGGGCGCATCATCCTCTTCAACCCGGCGGCGGAGCGGACCTTCGGCTACACGGCCGCCGAGGTGCTGGGAGAGCCCCTCACCTGCCTGATGCCGCCCGAGTTCCACGAGCCTCACCGGGCAGGCCTCCGGCGCTTCGTGGAGACCCGTGTGGCGCGTCTCGTCGGGCGCACAGTGGAGGTGGCCGGCCGCCGCAAGGACGGGGCCCGGTTCCCGCTCGAGCTCTCGCTCGGCGCTCTCGAGGTCGGCGGCCGGGTGCAGTTCATCGGCACGATTCGCGACGTGAGCGAGCGGGACCGTATGCACGCGGCGATGATCCAGAGCGAGAAGCTCGCCTCGATCGGCCTGCTGACCGCCGGCGTCGCGCACGAGATCAACAATCCGCTCGCGTACGTCGCCAACAACCTGGCCGTGCTCGAGCGCGACACGCGCGGTGTCATGGCGGTCCTCGACGCGTACGAGGGGGCCCGTGAGCGCCTCGCCGCAGCCGACCCGGCGACCGCGGCTCGCGTGCGCAAGCTGGCCGAGGAGATCGACCTGCCGTACGTCCGCGGCAACCTCGATCGACTCCTCGGCCGCACGCGTGAGGGGGTGGAGCGCGTGACCCGGCTCGTGCAGGCGATGCGTGGCATGGCGCGCAGCGGGCCGCCTCAGATGGAAACCATCGGCCTCGCGGATCTCGTCGACATGAGCCTGGAGATGATCCGCAGCCGACTCCAGCGTCGCGGGATCACGGTGGAGTGCGACTGCACGGGCGTGCCGAAGCTGCGCTGCGCGACGAGCCAGGTGTCTCAGGTCTTGCTCAACCTGCTCGTCAACGCGTTGCAGGCCATCGAGGCCGCGGGACGGCCGGAGGGCGGACGCATCCGCATCGCGAGCCGGGCCGTCGGCAGGGAGATTCTCATCGAGGTGGCCGACAACGGCTGCGGCATCGCGCCGCAGGACCTGCCCCACGTCTTCGACCCCTTCTTCACGACCAAGGCGGTCGGCGACGGGACCGGGCTCGGCCTGTCGATCACCCATGGCATCGTGGCGGGGCATGGCGGGCGACTCGAGGTGTCGAGCGAGCCCGGCAAGGGGAGCTGCTTCCGTGTCTTCCTTCCGCTGAGCTCCGGAGGTGCATCATGA
- a CDS encoding sulfatase: protein MIARRIVGSVAIAILLGLAAGDARAGCTTSTDATAVRRSLARQVRCNDKEFRQGPGATCLLSDPPACAGTLVTDAVALGYGPNNPPAAAVDTRALRAQLGCQKRVGAAISAYVGVKLGGLVRGLDPATVDARARRMLDRLPTQCLVTVAEDAATEIPAPAVGRQCAAAAPMAGSTVDGPALRDCLHTLLQVWVDRWGPNPQPLRPNILFILSDDQRWDTTDGKHGLSGADVMPRTRAELADQGVEFNEAFMTTPLCCPSRSSILSGQFAHRTGVYKNGGNNGGADDFDDTSTLAIWLQNAGYRTSLIGKYLNGYNTLWNTNQGQPPYVPPGWSEWHGMKNVAYYNYRIVEPDGAGGYVENFYGNTPADYSTDVLREKAKTFIANAVAAGEPFFLYLAFKAPHLPQTAAPRHDGLFQSIPPWRPPSYNEPDVSDKPTWMQSLPPQDSTDLDQIRIDQLEMLQAVDEAIGGSTTYGITGIMEHLRNLGVADNTIVVYFSDNGWLWGEHRLRAKNQPYEESIRAPMFVRYPPLAPLPRKEGCFALNIDLASTFAELAGAGVPIFQDGRSLVRVIDGTQPAGTWRTDFLAEAWPGSHPWATVREAQWKYTEIALTPGDPNTLFDRELYDLISDPYEENNVASDPANATRVATMAARLRQLRQNWPVDADPNGPDPEEDE from the coding sequence ATGATCGCGCGTCGGATCGTCGGAAGCGTGGCCATCGCCATCCTGCTCGGACTTGCCGCCGGAGACGCCCGTGCGGGATGCACGACCAGCACCGACGCGACGGCCGTCAGGCGAAGTCTCGCCCGTCAGGTCCGCTGCAACGACAAGGAGTTCCGGCAGGGACCGGGAGCCACGTGCCTGCTGAGCGACCCGCCCGCGTGCGCGGGAACCCTCGTCACCGATGCGGTCGCGCTCGGCTACGGCCCGAACAACCCGCCGGCGGCGGCCGTGGACACGCGCGCGCTGCGGGCCCAGCTCGGGTGCCAGAAGCGGGTCGGCGCCGCGATCTCCGCCTACGTCGGCGTGAAGCTCGGCGGCCTCGTGCGCGGCCTGGACCCCGCCACCGTCGACGCGCGGGCGCGGCGCATGCTCGACCGCCTGCCGACGCAGTGCCTGGTGACGGTCGCCGAAGACGCGGCGACCGAGATCCCAGCGCCCGCCGTCGGCCGCCAGTGCGCCGCCGCCGCCCCGATGGCGGGGAGCACGGTCGACGGCCCGGCTCTCCGCGACTGCCTGCACACGCTCCTCCAGGTCTGGGTCGACCGCTGGGGCCCGAACCCGCAGCCGCTCCGCCCGAACATCCTCTTCATCCTGAGCGACGACCAGCGCTGGGACACGACCGACGGCAAGCACGGGCTGTCGGGCGCCGACGTCATGCCGCGCACGCGCGCGGAGCTCGCCGACCAGGGCGTGGAGTTCAACGAGGCGTTCATGACCACGCCGCTCTGCTGCCCGAGCCGGTCGAGCATCCTGAGCGGCCAGTTCGCGCACCGCACGGGCGTCTACAAGAACGGCGGCAACAACGGCGGCGCCGACGACTTCGACGACACCTCGACGCTCGCCATCTGGCTGCAGAACGCCGGCTACCGGACGAGCCTCATCGGGAAGTATCTGAACGGCTACAACACGCTCTGGAACACGAACCAGGGCCAGCCGCCCTACGTACCGCCCGGCTGGAGCGAGTGGCACGGCATGAAGAACGTCGCCTACTACAACTACCGGATCGTCGAGCCGGACGGCGCCGGCGGCTACGTGGAGAACTTCTACGGGAACACCCCGGCGGACTACTCGACCGACGTGCTGCGCGAGAAGGCGAAGACCTTCATCGCGAACGCCGTGGCCGCGGGCGAGCCCTTCTTCCTCTACCTGGCCTTCAAGGCGCCGCACCTGCCGCAGACGGCCGCCCCGCGCCACGACGGCCTGTTCCAGTCGATCCCGCCGTGGCGGCCGCCGAGCTACAACGAGCCCGACGTGTCCGACAAGCCGACGTGGATGCAGAGCCTCCCGCCGCAGGACTCGACGGACCTGGACCAGATCCGCATCGACCAGCTCGAGATGCTGCAGGCGGTGGACGAGGCGATCGGCGGCAGCACGACCTACGGCATCACCGGCATCATGGAGCACCTCCGGAACCTCGGCGTCGCGGACAACACGATCGTCGTCTACTTCTCGGACAACGGCTGGCTCTGGGGCGAGCACCGGCTGCGCGCGAAGAACCAGCCCTACGAGGAGTCGATCCGCGCGCCGATGTTCGTCCGCTACCCGCCGCTCGCCCCGCTGCCGCGGAAGGAAGGCTGCTTCGCCCTCAACATCGACCTCGCCTCGACGTTCGCCGAGCTGGCGGGCGCGGGGGTGCCGATCTTCCAGGACGGGCGGAGCCTCGTCCGCGTGATCGACGGGACGCAGCCCGCGGGGACGTGGCGGACGGACTTCCTCGCCGAGGCCTGGCCCGGGAGCCACCCGTGGGCGACGGTGCGGGAGGCCCAGTGGAAGTACACGGAGATCGCGCTGACGCCGGGCGATCCGAACACGCTCTTCGATCGGGAGCTGTACGACCTGATCAGCGACCCGTACGAGGAGAACAACGTGGCGAGCGATCCCGCGAACGCGACCCGCGTGGCGACGATGGCGGCACGGCTCAGGCAGCTCAGGCAGAACTGGCCGGTGGATGCGGATCCCAACGGGCCGGACCCGGAGGAGGACGAGTGA